The proteins below are encoded in one region of Meriones unguiculatus strain TT.TT164.6M chromosome 18, Bangor_MerUng_6.1, whole genome shotgun sequence:
- the Haus2 gene encoding HAUS augmin-like complex subunit 2 isoform X3 yields MTTQRAACALGDGGGDRSPVGPLSVWDRVDGVPRPLCFECLQEMIDISKKMAPCFENFSRLQQISDIQTEIYQNNLEIELLQLDKDTADLIHPSYLVEKCDALQSMNNHLEAVLREKQAIRQRLLRSTCEKNLPLEAVYHRYMVNLLELAVSFIEKLETHLETIKNIPHLGANLKNMCWGFRHVPPYLAR; encoded by the exons ATGACCACTCAGCGGGCGGCCTGCGCCCTTGGAGACGGCGGCGGTGACCGTTCTCCCGTGGGTCCTCTGAGTGTGTGGGACCGAGTGGATGGTGTTCCCCGTCCTCTGTGTTTTGAGTGCCTGCAG GAGATGATAGATATATCTAAGAAAATGGCTCCTTGCTTTGAGAACTTTTCAAGATTACAGCAGATCTCAGATATTCAAACTGAAATTTACCAG AACAACCTGGAAATTGAACTTCTGCAGCTAGATAAAGATACAGCAGATCTTATTCATCCTTCTTATTTAG TTGAAAAGTGTGATGCTCTGCAAAGCATGAATAACCATCTGGAAGCAGTGCTCAGAGAGAAGCAGGCCATCAGGCAAAGACTGCTGAGATCCACATGTGAGAAGAACTTGCCATTGGAAGCCGTTTATCACAG ATATATGGTAAATTTGTTGGAATTGGCTGTGAGTTTCATTGAGAAATTGGAAACCCATCTTGAAACAATTAAGAATATCCCTCATTTGGGTGCAAACCTAAAGAATATG tgctggggttttagacatgtgccaccatacctagcaAGATAG
- the Snap23 gene encoding synaptosomal-associated protein 23 isoform X2 — translation MDNLSSEEIQLRAHQVTDESLESTRRILGLAIESQDAGIKTITMLDEQGEQLNRIEEGMEQINKDMREAEKTLTELNKCCGLCVCPCNSITNDAREDEMEENLTQVGSILGNLKNMALDMGNEIDAQNQQIQRITEKADTNKDRIDVANTRAKKLIDG, via the exons ATGGATAATCTGTCATCAGAAGAAATTCAACTAAGGGCCCACCAGGTTACTGATGAG tctctGGAAAGTACGAGGAGAATCCTGGGCTTAGCTATCGAG AGCCAGGATGCAGGAATCAAGACCATCACTATGCTGGATGAGCAAGGGG AACAACTAAATCGCATAGAAGAAGGCatggaacaaataaataaagacatgagagaggcagagaagactTTAACAGAACTCAACAAGTGCTGTGGCCTCTGCGTCTGCCCTTGTAATAG CATAACTAATGATGCCAGAGAAGACGAGATGGAAGAGAACCTGACTCAAGTGGGCAGCATCCTAGGCAACCTTAAGAACATGGCTCTGGATATGGGCAATGAAATTGATGCTCAAAACCAGCAAATACAGAGGATCACAGAAAag gCTGATACCAACAAGGATCGTATTGACGTTGCCAATACAAGAGCAAAGAAACTCATTGATGGCTAA
- the Haus2 gene encoding HAUS augmin-like complex subunit 2 isoform X2, translated as MAAANPWDSASAPSAAGLLLNHLVASGIVTEEMIDISKKMAPCFENFSRLQQISDIQTEIYQNNLEIELLQLDKDTADLIHPSYLVEKCDALQSMNNHLEAVLREKQAIRQRLLRSTCEKNLPLEAVYHRYMVNLLELAVSFIEKLETHLETIKNIPHLGANLKNMSKALAKMDILVNKTEELAENILQWREQQKEISLCIPKILAEENYLHELEIVPPLSSVSKAHTQTVNDK; from the exons ATGGCTGCCGCCAACCCGTGGGACTCAGCGTCCGCGCCGAGTGCAGCTGGGTTACTGCTCAACCACTTGGTGGCTTCGGGGATAGTCACTGAG GAGATGATAGATATATCTAAGAAAATGGCTCCTTGCTTTGAGAACTTTTCAAGATTACAGCAGATCTCAGATATTCAAACTGAAATTTACCAG AACAACCTGGAAATTGAACTTCTGCAGCTAGATAAAGATACAGCAGATCTTATTCATCCTTCTTATTTAG TTGAAAAGTGTGATGCTCTGCAAAGCATGAATAACCATCTGGAAGCAGTGCTCAGAGAGAAGCAGGCCATCAGGCAAAGACTGCTGAGATCCACATGTGAGAAGAACTTGCCATTGGAAGCCGTTTATCACAG ATATATGGTAAATTTGTTGGAATTGGCTGTGAGTTTCATTGAGAAATTGGAAACCCATCTTGAAACAATTAAGAATATCCCTCATTTGGGTGCAAACCTAAAGAATATG AGCAAGGCTTTAGCCAAGATGGATATTTTGGTGAACAAGACAGAAGAACTGGCAGAGAATATACTCCAGTGGCGAGAACAACAAAAGGAAATTTCCCTGTGTATCCCTAAGATACTAGCTGAAGAAAATTATCTTCATGAACTTGAAATAGTGCCTCCTTTATCTTCTGTTTCTAAAGCTCACACCCAAACTGTTAATGACAAGTGA
- the Lrrc57 gene encoding leucine-rich repeat-containing protein 57 isoform X2, whose amino-acid sequence MMSQGVPARAEALGARLRRARVPGVPWRSLLCTERELSRSARMGNSALRAHVETAQKTGVFQLKDRGLTEFPSELQKLTSNLRTIDLSNNKIDSLPPLLIGKFTLLKSLSLNNNKLTILPDELCNLKKLETLSLNNNHLRELPSTFGNLSALKTLSLSGNQLGALPPQLCSLRHLDVVDLSKNQIRSIPDMVGELQAIELNLNQNQISQISVKISCCPRLKVLRLEENCLELSMLPQSILSDSQICLLAVEGNLFEIKKLRELEGYDKYMDRFTATKKKFA is encoded by the exons ATGATGTCACAGGGCGTTCCTGCCCGGGCGGAAGCCCTGGGAGCGCGTCTCAGGCGAGCGCGGGTCCCCGGTGTTCCCTGGCGGAGCCTTCTCTGCACTGAGCG GGAACTGAGCCGCAGCGCTAGGATGGGAAACAGTGCCCTCCGCGCTCATGTGGAAACAGCGCAGAAAACTGGTGTCTTTCAGCTTAAGGACCGTGGTCTGACCGAG TTCCCCTCAGAGTTGCAGAAGCTAACAAGCAACCTTAGGACCATCGATTTGTCCAACAACAAGATCGACAGCTTACCGCCTCTACTAATAGGAAAGTTCACTCTGCTGAAGAGCCTctccctcaacaacaacaaactga cTATTCTACCAGATGAATTATGCAATCTGAAGAAACTCGAGACACTGAGTCTAAACAACAACCACCTGAGAGAGCTCCCATCTACCTTTGGGAACCTCTCTGCTCTGAAGACTCTGAGCCTCTCTGGGAACCAGTTGGGAGCACTGCCACCCCAACTTTGTAGCCTTCGACATCTAGATGTCGTAGATCTCTCTAAAAACCAGATTCGCAGTATTCCTGACATGGTTGGGGAGCTGCAAGCCATCGAACTCAATCTCAACCAGAACCAG ATATCTCAGATCTCTGTGAAGATATCCTGCTGTCCACGACTCAAAGTCCTCCGCCTGGAAGAGAACTGCCTTGAGCTCAGTATGCTTCCACAGAGCATCCTTAGCGACTCCCAAATTTGCCTGCTTGCTGTGGAAGGCAATCTCTTTGAAATAAAGAAACTTCGAGAACTGGAGGGTTATGATAAG tACATGGACAGGTTCACTGCCACCAAGAAGAAGTTTGCGTGA
- the Haus2 gene encoding HAUS augmin-like complex subunit 2 isoform X4, with product MNNHLEAVLREKQAIRQRLLRSTCEKNLPLEAVYHRYMVNLLELAVSFIEKLETHLETIKNIPHLGANLKNMSKALAKMDILVNKTEELAENILQWREQQKEISLCIPKILAEENYLHELEIVPPLSSVSKAHTQTVNDK from the exons ATGAATAACCATCTGGAAGCAGTGCTCAGAGAGAAGCAGGCCATCAGGCAAAGACTGCTGAGATCCACATGTGAGAAGAACTTGCCATTGGAAGCCGTTTATCACAG ATATATGGTAAATTTGTTGGAATTGGCTGTGAGTTTCATTGAGAAATTGGAAACCCATCTTGAAACAATTAAGAATATCCCTCATTTGGGTGCAAACCTAAAGAATATG AGCAAGGCTTTAGCCAAGATGGATATTTTGGTGAACAAGACAGAAGAACTGGCAGAGAATATACTCCAGTGGCGAGAACAACAAAAGGAAATTTCCCTGTGTATCCCTAAGATACTAGCTGAAGAAAATTATCTTCATGAACTTGAAATAGTGCCTCCTTTATCTTCTGTTTCTAAAGCTCACACCCAAACTGTTAATGACAAGTGA
- the Snap23 gene encoding synaptosomal-associated protein 23 isoform X1, translated as MDNLSSEEIQLRAHQVTDESLESTRRILGLAIESQDAGIKTITMLDEQGEQLNRIEEGMEQINKDMREAEKTLTELNKCCGLCVCPCNRTKNFESGKNYKATWGDGENNSPSNVVSKQPGRVTNGQPQQATGAASGGYIKRITNDAREDEMEENLTQVGSILGNLKNMALDMGNEIDAQNQQIQRITEKADTNKDRIDVANTRAKKLIDG; from the exons ATGGATAATCTGTCATCAGAAGAAATTCAACTAAGGGCCCACCAGGTTACTGATGAG tctctGGAAAGTACGAGGAGAATCCTGGGCTTAGCTATCGAG AGCCAGGATGCAGGAATCAAGACCATCACTATGCTGGATGAGCAAGGGG AACAACTAAATCGCATAGAAGAAGGCatggaacaaataaataaagacatgagagaggcagagaagactTTAACAGAACTCAACAAGTGCTGTGGCCTCTGCGTCTGCCCTTGTAATAG GACAAAGAACTTTGAGTCTGGGAAGAACTATAAGGCAACGTGGGGAGACGGTGAAAACAACTCACCTAGCAATGTAGTATCTAAGCAGCCGGGCCGGGTAACAAATGGTCAGCCTCAGCAAGCCACAGGAGCAGCCAGCGGTGGATACATTAAACG CATAACTAATGATGCCAGAGAAGACGAGATGGAAGAGAACCTGACTCAAGTGGGCAGCATCCTAGGCAACCTTAAGAACATGGCTCTGGATATGGGCAATGAAATTGATGCTCAAAACCAGCAAATACAGAGGATCACAGAAAag gCTGATACCAACAAGGATCGTATTGACGTTGCCAATACAAGAGCAAAGAAACTCATTGATGGCTAA
- the Lrrc57 gene encoding leucine-rich repeat-containing protein 57 isoform X1, with product MGNSALRAHVETAQKTGVFQLKDRGLTEFPSELQKLTSNLRTIDLSNNKIDSLPPLLIGKFTLLKSLSLNNNKLTILPDELCNLKKLETLSLNNNHLRELPSTFGNLSALKTLSLSGNQLGALPPQLCSLRHLDVVDLSKNQIRSIPDMVGELQAIELNLNQNQISQISVKISCCPRLKVLRLEENCLELSMLPQSILSDSQICLLAVEGNLFEIKKLRELEGYDKYMDRFTATKKKFA from the exons ATGGGAAACAGTGCCCTCCGCGCTCATGTGGAAACAGCGCAGAAAACTGGTGTCTTTCAGCTTAAGGACCGTGGTCTGACCGAG TTCCCCTCAGAGTTGCAGAAGCTAACAAGCAACCTTAGGACCATCGATTTGTCCAACAACAAGATCGACAGCTTACCGCCTCTACTAATAGGAAAGTTCACTCTGCTGAAGAGCCTctccctcaacaacaacaaactga cTATTCTACCAGATGAATTATGCAATCTGAAGAAACTCGAGACACTGAGTCTAAACAACAACCACCTGAGAGAGCTCCCATCTACCTTTGGGAACCTCTCTGCTCTGAAGACTCTGAGCCTCTCTGGGAACCAGTTGGGAGCACTGCCACCCCAACTTTGTAGCCTTCGACATCTAGATGTCGTAGATCTCTCTAAAAACCAGATTCGCAGTATTCCTGACATGGTTGGGGAGCTGCAAGCCATCGAACTCAATCTCAACCAGAACCAG ATATCTCAGATCTCTGTGAAGATATCCTGCTGTCCACGACTCAAAGTCCTCCGCCTGGAAGAGAACTGCCTTGAGCTCAGTATGCTTCCACAGAGCATCCTTAGCGACTCCCAAATTTGCCTGCTTGCTGTGGAAGGCAATCTCTTTGAAATAAAGAAACTTCGAGAACTGGAGGGTTATGATAAG tACATGGACAGGTTCACTGCCACCAAGAAGAAGTTTGCGTGA
- the Haus2 gene encoding HAUS augmin-like complex subunit 2 isoform X1 — MTTQRAACALGDGGGDRSPVGPLSVWDRVDGVPRPLCFECLQEMIDISKKMAPCFENFSRLQQISDIQTEIYQNNLEIELLQLDKDTADLIHPSYLVEKCDALQSMNNHLEAVLREKQAIRQRLLRSTCEKNLPLEAVYHRYMVNLLELAVSFIEKLETHLETIKNIPHLGANLKNMSKALAKMDILVNKTEELAENILQWREQQKEISLCIPKILAEENYLHELEIVPPLSSVSKAHTQTVNDK, encoded by the exons ATGACCACTCAGCGGGCGGCCTGCGCCCTTGGAGACGGCGGCGGTGACCGTTCTCCCGTGGGTCCTCTGAGTGTGTGGGACCGAGTGGATGGTGTTCCCCGTCCTCTGTGTTTTGAGTGCCTGCAG GAGATGATAGATATATCTAAGAAAATGGCTCCTTGCTTTGAGAACTTTTCAAGATTACAGCAGATCTCAGATATTCAAACTGAAATTTACCAG AACAACCTGGAAATTGAACTTCTGCAGCTAGATAAAGATACAGCAGATCTTATTCATCCTTCTTATTTAG TTGAAAAGTGTGATGCTCTGCAAAGCATGAATAACCATCTGGAAGCAGTGCTCAGAGAGAAGCAGGCCATCAGGCAAAGACTGCTGAGATCCACATGTGAGAAGAACTTGCCATTGGAAGCCGTTTATCACAG ATATATGGTAAATTTGTTGGAATTGGCTGTGAGTTTCATTGAGAAATTGGAAACCCATCTTGAAACAATTAAGAATATCCCTCATTTGGGTGCAAACCTAAAGAATATG AGCAAGGCTTTAGCCAAGATGGATATTTTGGTGAACAAGACAGAAGAACTGGCAGAGAATATACTCCAGTGGCGAGAACAACAAAAGGAAATTTCCCTGTGTATCCCTAAGATACTAGCTGAAGAAAATTATCTTCATGAACTTGAAATAGTGCCTCCTTTATCTTCTGTTTCTAAAGCTCACACCCAAACTGTTAATGACAAGTGA